The Ciceribacter thiooxidans genome window below encodes:
- the virB10 gene encoding type IV secretion system protein VirB10 has product MTDEDGSRIPGERAETLTGRRMASNSVLRRGAVSLSVVAFVAFALWSMSGTKTPTEPKKPERVVIRQTADFEPAKEQVEPVQAEPQVKLPVPVATEEEEHEDPLLDSARRAPVMAYSGGQNSATAHRQNQDASIATETHFVPFDRAVGQDTAIADEQRFSGLLRPTRLEGSRAGTLGNRNFIVAMGTSIPCVLETALSSDQPGFTSCVLNRDVLSDNGRVVLMEKGTQLVGEYRGSLQRGQKRLFVLWNRAKTPKGVIVTLASPATDALGRAGVDGYVDTHWWERFGSALLLSIVGDATGYANGRLQQNDVGAENTTGAGKQAAAIAVEQSINIPPTLNKHQGEIVSIFVARDLDFSRVYGLRVTEPMNKVLDRAVLGNFSPQSTLVTK; this is encoded by the coding sequence ATGACTGATGAAGATGGAAGCCGCATTCCCGGCGAGCGCGCGGAGACCCTCACGGGCAGGCGGATGGCGAGCAATTCTGTCCTGAGGCGGGGCGCTGTGTCACTGTCCGTCGTTGCTTTTGTCGCCTTCGCGCTCTGGTCCATGAGTGGCACGAAAACGCCGACGGAACCCAAAAAACCAGAGCGGGTGGTCATCCGCCAGACGGCGGATTTCGAACCGGCCAAGGAACAGGTCGAGCCGGTCCAGGCCGAGCCGCAGGTGAAGCTGCCAGTCCCCGTCGCCACTGAGGAGGAAGAGCACGAGGATCCGCTGCTCGACTCCGCTCGACGTGCGCCGGTCATGGCGTATAGCGGCGGACAGAACTCCGCGACGGCGCATCGCCAGAACCAGGATGCCTCCATAGCCACAGAAACCCATTTTGTGCCGTTCGATAGAGCGGTTGGTCAGGACACGGCCATCGCTGATGAACAGAGATTCAGCGGATTGCTGCGGCCGACCCGACTTGAGGGCTCTCGAGCGGGCACCCTCGGAAACCGGAACTTCATCGTTGCAATGGGCACCTCGATACCCTGCGTCCTTGAAACGGCCCTCTCGTCGGATCAGCCCGGCTTTACCAGTTGCGTGCTCAACCGTGACGTTCTCTCGGACAACGGCCGGGTCGTGCTGATGGAGAAGGGCACCCAACTCGTCGGCGAGTATCGCGGCAGCCTCCAGCGAGGACAGAAGCGGCTGTTTGTGCTCTGGAATCGGGCAAAGACGCCAAAAGGCGTCATCGTCACATTGGCCTCACCGGCGACGGACGCGCTCGGCCGCGCCGGCGTCGACGGCTATGTCGATACGCACTGGTGGGAGCGATTTGGAAGCGCTCTTCTTCTCTCGATCGTCGGTGATGCCACAGGCTACGCGAATGGTCGCCTGCAACAGAATGACGTGGGCGCTGAGAACACGACCGGCGCTGGAAAACAGGCGGCCGCCATCGCTGTCGAGCAGTCGATCAACATCCCGCCGACACTCAACAAACACCAGGGCGAGATCGTCTCGATCTTCGTGGCGCGGGATCTCGACTTCTCACGTGTCTATGGATTGCGTGTCACCGAGCCGATGAACAAGGTCCTGGACCGCGCGGTGCTCGGCAACTTCAGTCCGCAATCCACGCTCGTCACGAAATAG
- the virB11 gene encoding P-type DNA transfer ATPase VirB11: MTEGADATVVRELLSPLAPFLNDQTLYEVIVNRPGQVLTEGSGGWRTYDLPGLSFEKLMRLARAVASFSHQAIDETRPILSATLPGDERIQIVIPPATTRGTVSMTIRKPSSVAFTLDDLDDRDFFEGTRAADGGATTPDVELRELYRAGRFKEFLQHAVIARKNIIISGATGSAKTTLSKALIRHIPEDERIISIEDTPELVIPQANHVRLFYSKGAQGLSSASAKELLESSLRMRPDRILLQELRDGTAFYYVRNVNSGHPGSITTVHADSASLAFQQLTLLVKESDGGHNLERKDIEALLRLSIDVIVQCSRIEGRFRATEVYFRT, from the coding sequence ATGACCGAGGGAGCCGACGCCACTGTCGTCCGGGAATTGTTGTCACCGCTGGCGCCGTTCCTCAACGACCAAACGCTCTACGAAGTGATCGTAAATCGGCCCGGGCAGGTGCTGACGGAGGGCTCAGGTGGGTGGCGGACCTATGATCTGCCCGGGCTTTCATTCGAAAAATTGATGCGTCTTGCCCGGGCCGTGGCCAGTTTCTCTCATCAGGCGATCGATGAGACCCGACCAATCCTGTCCGCGACGCTCCCGGGCGACGAACGAATTCAGATTGTCATCCCGCCGGCGACGACCAGGGGCACAGTCAGCATGACCATTCGGAAGCCATCCTCCGTTGCCTTCACACTTGACGATCTTGATGACAGGGACTTTTTCGAGGGGACACGAGCAGCCGACGGCGGAGCCACGACACCGGACGTGGAGTTGCGCGAGTTATACCGTGCCGGCCGCTTCAAGGAGTTTCTGCAGCACGCCGTTATCGCACGCAAGAACATCATCATTTCGGGCGCAACCGGATCGGCCAAGACGACCCTTTCAAAGGCGCTGATCAGGCATATTCCAGAGGATGAGCGGATTATCTCGATCGAGGACACGCCGGAGTTGGTAATTCCTCAGGCAAACCACGTACGCCTCTTCTATTCCAAGGGCGCTCAGGGGCTATCGAGTGCCAGCGCGAAAGAACTGCTGGAATCGAGTCTGCGTATGCGGCCGGACCGCATCTTGCTGCAGGAACTTCGTGACGGCACCGCCTTCTACTACGTCCGCAACGTCAACTCTGGTCACCCTGGATCGATAACGACAGTCCACGCCGACTCTGCCAGCCTCGCGTTCCAGCAGTTGACACTGCTCGTGAAAGAATCTGACGGCGGGCACAACCTGGAGCGCAAAGACATCGAAGCATTGCTGAGACTGTCGATCGATGTGATCGTTCAGTGCAGTCGAATTGAGGGACGGTTCCGGGCGACAGAGGTCTACTTCCGAACGTGA
- a CDS encoding bifunctional diguanylate cyclase/phosphodiesterase, translating into MYDAFQEELSPASRHLVEAVLDGVAEPVIIKDDGSRFVFVNDAACALLCKSRSDLIGHTDYDFLPKEEADEIVATDRLVLSTGEEHRLEETITVADGSSRTLLTKKRCGTVRVGAAIRKFLVAVLVDITDLREAEATLRASEEHYRSLVDLHPQVPWTADASGQVLDAGPRWTELTGFPVEESLGSEWAKAVHPEDAATVQREWQHSIASGEPLDLEYRIITKTGDYRWFRARAAAKRDKDGKVLRWYGVLEDVDERRRATDALRESEARFRAIADDAPVVIWVAGENGGTSFLSRLWRETTGQSEEEAEGFGWLDAIHPDDRGKVEKAFQRASKDHEPVQSEYRLRRADGTWAWVIDIGQPRFASDGTFLGYIGSVLDISERRTAELAQQETQAFITSIFDSSPDCVRVLDMDGRPTGMNKACRRLFGIDEDAPISEQTWDVVGDPADAERVQIGWDEVRAGREARFEISVRDVEGNDRCMDVIAAPVRDRDGNPIRMLTIWRDITDSRRASEELNRAHKEAEAAAHQLASVLESTMDSVLSLDADWRIHYLNENAKKLLRIGDEAVGRTLWAFFPKEGTESFAEHCKEVMERRVRSFFEDYLPSLDIWVEANASPSDEGISVFFRDITERRRAEENRLLAQRQMVHMARHDMLTGLANRVFFRECFELALAEQETSAGMAVLCMDLDGFKAVNDTFGHPTGDALLRQVSTRLAQVVRASDILARLGGDEFAIIQPLSKSTDDAVALARRIIDTLAQPFSIEGVTAVIGVSVGIAFAPKDGTSADELIKAADIALYSAKASGRGTYRCFDQAMHAQLQAHQQLIVALREALEKGELELHYQPLVNLQTRQVTGCEALLRWRHSERGTIPPSEFIPIAEETGLLVPIGEWILRQACREAAGWPSHISVAVNLSPVQFKHKALVKVVADALSASSLDPARLQLEITESVLLEESEHNLEILQALRNIGVKIALDDFGTGYSSLGYLRSFPFDKIKVDQAFVRDLPQGKESLAIVRAVAGLGHSLGMMTTVEGVETEEQLTAVNVEGFDEAQGYLFARPLPAAQIQLLLKNGMTQGELALSAPQ; encoded by the coding sequence ATGTACGATGCATTTCAGGAAGAGTTGTCTCCTGCATCCCGTCATCTCGTGGAAGCCGTGCTCGATGGCGTCGCCGAGCCGGTGATCATCAAGGACGACGGCTCGCGCTTCGTCTTTGTCAATGACGCGGCCTGTGCGCTTCTGTGCAAGAGCCGCTCTGATCTTATCGGGCACACCGACTATGACTTCCTGCCAAAGGAAGAAGCCGACGAGATCGTTGCAACGGACAGACTTGTTCTTTCGACCGGCGAGGAACACCGGTTGGAGGAGACGATCACGGTCGCGGACGGTTCCTCTCGAACCCTGCTGACGAAGAAGCGTTGCGGGACAGTTCGGGTGGGGGCGGCCATCCGGAAGTTCCTGGTCGCCGTTCTTGTCGATATCACCGACCTTCGTGAGGCTGAGGCAACGCTGCGGGCCAGCGAAGAACACTATCGCTCGCTGGTCGACCTTCATCCTCAGGTGCCCTGGACCGCCGATGCCTCCGGGCAAGTCCTAGACGCGGGGCCGAGATGGACAGAGCTGACCGGTTTTCCGGTAGAGGAGTCGCTTGGAAGTGAATGGGCAAAGGCAGTGCATCCTGAGGACGCCGCAACAGTTCAGCGGGAATGGCAGCATTCCATCGCCAGCGGCGAACCTCTCGACCTCGAGTATCGGATTATCACGAAGACCGGCGACTATCGCTGGTTTCGTGCCCGCGCCGCGGCCAAGCGGGACAAGGACGGCAAGGTGTTGCGATGGTATGGTGTCCTGGAGGATGTCGACGAGAGGCGGCGCGCGACCGATGCATTGCGCGAGAGCGAGGCGAGGTTCAGGGCCATTGCAGATGATGCTCCGGTCGTGATCTGGGTCGCAGGCGAAAATGGTGGCACAAGTTTTCTCAGCCGACTGTGGCGGGAAACGACGGGGCAGAGTGAAGAAGAAGCAGAAGGCTTCGGTTGGCTTGATGCCATTCATCCCGATGATCGGGGAAAGGTAGAGAAGGCGTTCCAGCGGGCGAGCAAAGATCATGAGCCGGTGCAAAGCGAGTACCGGTTGAGGCGGGCTGACGGCACATGGGCATGGGTGATCGATATCGGCCAGCCGCGCTTTGCCAGCGACGGCACCTTTCTCGGATACATCGGCTCCGTTCTCGACATCAGCGAGCGCCGAACCGCGGAACTCGCCCAGCAGGAGACGCAGGCCTTCATCACGAGTATTTTCGACAGCAGCCCGGATTGTGTACGCGTGCTTGACATGGACGGACGGCCGACGGGTATGAACAAGGCCTGTCGGCGACTATTCGGCATCGACGAAGATGCCCCGATATCGGAGCAGACGTGGGACGTCGTCGGCGATCCAGCCGATGCAGAGAGAGTACAAATCGGCTGGGACGAGGTCAGGGCGGGCCGGGAGGCGCGGTTCGAGATCTCCGTTCGAGACGTGGAGGGAAACGACCGTTGCATGGACGTGATCGCAGCGCCCGTTCGTGATCGTGACGGGAACCCGATACGGATGCTGACGATCTGGCGTGACATCACGGATTCGCGTCGCGCCAGCGAGGAGTTGAACAGAGCTCACAAGGAAGCCGAAGCAGCGGCCCACCAACTTGCATCCGTCCTGGAAAGCACCATGGACAGCGTTTTGTCGTTGGATGCGGACTGGCGAATTCATTACCTCAACGAGAATGCAAAGAAGCTGCTTCGGATCGGGGACGAAGCTGTCGGCCGCACGCTGTGGGCCTTTTTCCCCAAAGAGGGGACGGAGAGCTTTGCCGAACACTGCAAGGAAGTCATGGAGCGGCGTGTTCGGTCGTTTTTCGAGGACTATCTGCCTTCCCTCGATATCTGGGTCGAGGCGAATGCGTCACCGTCCGACGAGGGCATTTCCGTCTTCTTCCGCGACATTACCGAACGCCGCAGGGCGGAGGAGAACCGACTCCTCGCCCAAAGGCAGATGGTGCATATGGCGCGACATGACATGCTAACCGGTCTGGCAAACAGGGTGTTCTTCCGCGAGTGCTTCGAGCTTGCCCTCGCCGAGCAGGAGACGTCCGCCGGCATGGCAGTCCTCTGCATGGACCTCGACGGATTCAAGGCCGTGAACGATACCTTTGGCCATCCGACCGGCGATGCTCTGCTTCGGCAGGTTTCCACGCGGCTCGCTCAGGTCGTTCGTGCCTCCGACATTCTGGCGCGCCTTGGGGGCGACGAGTTCGCCATTATTCAGCCCCTGTCGAAGTCGACGGACGACGCTGTCGCACTCGCCAGACGGATCATCGATACCTTGGCCCAGCCCTTCAGCATCGAAGGTGTCACCGCCGTCATCGGTGTCAGCGTGGGGATCGCCTTCGCACCGAAAGACGGCACGTCCGCCGACGAACTCATCAAGGCGGCCGACATCGCGCTCTACAGCGCCAAGGCGAGTGGCCGAGGGACGTACCGATGCTTTGACCAGGCCATGCACGCGCAGTTGCAGGCACATCAGCAGTTGATCGTCGCCTTGCGTGAGGCCCTCGAAAAGGGGGAGCTCGAACTTCACTACCAACCGCTTGTGAATTTGCAGACACGGCAGGTGACCGGATGTGAGGCCCTCCTGAGGTGGCGCCATTCCGAAAGAGGCACAATTCCGCCATCCGAGTTCATACCGATTGCCGAGGAAACCGGTCTGCTCGTACCGATCGGTGAGTGGATCCTGCGGCAAGCCTGCCGCGAGGCCGCAGGGTGGCCTTCTCACATTAGCGTTGCAGTCAATCTGTCGCCCGTCCAGTTCAAGCACAAGGCACTCGTCAAAGTCGTGGCCGACGCCCTTTCAGCCTCGAGTCTCGATCCGGCACGCCTTCAACTCGAGATTACAGAATCGGTTCTGCTGGAGGAAAGCGAGCATAATCTTGAGATACTCCAGGCCCTGCGCAATATCGGCGTGAAAATCGCACTGGATGACTTCGGCACCGGCTATTCGTCGCTCGGCTATCTGCGTAGCTTTCCTTTCGACAAGATAAAGGTCGATCAGGCCTTCGTCCGTGATTTGCCGCAAGGAAAAGAGTCACTTGCTATCGTCCGCGCGGTGGCAGGCCTTGGCCACAGTCTCGGCATGATGACCACCGTCGAAGGCGTGGAAACCGAGGAGCAGCTGACAGCAGTTAACGTCGAAGGTTTCGACGAGGCGCAAGGCTACCTCTTTGCGCGACCGCTGCCGGCCGCGCAAATCCAACTGCTGTTGAAGAACGGAATGACGCAAGGGGAACTGGCTCTGTCGGCGCCCCAGTGA
- a CDS encoding LuxR C-terminal-related transcriptional regulator, producing the protein MDELRVALIADDDEFFRIALAFILKNELGFQTVVEARSLDEAIDELSERGSFELALFDLQMPGMESAASLAGVRDVHPHLKIGVVSASSRRADILAALAAGINGYVPKGLGARDLANAIRAIIEGRVFVPPSITDRSSRDDEKSEATSIPDKAADQVGRTLASLTPRQREVLSLLVRGLSNKEIARQLKLGEGTIKIHLAALFRSLQVRNRQEAAVAGARLLADPDVGRPSPAGRPT; encoded by the coding sequence ATGGACGAGTTACGCGTAGCACTGATTGCCGACGATGATGAGTTCTTCAGGATTGCACTTGCGTTCATTCTCAAGAACGAACTCGGGTTTCAAACGGTCGTGGAAGCGAGATCGCTTGACGAAGCAATCGACGAACTCTCTGAGCGAGGCAGCTTTGAACTCGCGCTCTTCGACCTTCAGATGCCCGGAATGGAGAGTGCCGCAAGTCTTGCGGGCGTGCGCGACGTCCACCCGCACCTGAAGATCGGGGTCGTATCGGCCTCCTCCCGCAGGGCTGACATCCTCGCCGCCCTGGCTGCAGGCATCAACGGATATGTCCCAAAAGGCCTCGGGGCACGGGATCTCGCCAATGCGATCCGCGCGATCATCGAGGGGAGGGTATTCGTGCCCCCTTCCATCACCGACCGGTCATCCCGGGACGATGAGAAATCCGAAGCGACCTCAATCCCCGATAAAGCGGCCGATCAGGTCGGTCGGACGCTGGCGTCGCTGACGCCTCGGCAGCGCGAAGTTCTTTCTCTCCTGGTTCGTGGCCTTTCGAACAAGGAGATCGCCCGTCAGCTGAAGCTTGGTGAGGGAACGATCAAAATTCATCTCGCCGCGCTCTTTCGCAGCCTCCAGGTGCGAAATCGCCAGGAGGCGGCGGTCGCCGGTGCGCGTCTCCTGGCGGACCCGGACGTCGGACGACCTAGTCCCGCCGGCCGACCAACCTAG
- a CDS encoding CheR family methyltransferase, whose protein sequence is MTGTQVSTDMGRLAESVAAGLGMRFSEPGQGRFTSAVRRVMVAHRVRTDRLLQQLTWDEDLVRDLVSAVAVGETCFFRGAEQFAFIRDEIIPEIRERRAGSPIRICSIGCSTGEEPYSLAILCAAEGLSDEVQITGFDIRRKALARARDGEYDSWSLRRLPPAFRQRYFIPTGRRFRLRRSIATQVGFHLLDVAAQDVASPDVQGGYDLVLCRNLLVYYEQTSVNRIGRHLFECLSQGGWLITAPVDPLIPKVAPFLTMTTEAGVVYRRAATAEPPSSLNTDAAPDVKPNGTQPRRPNDRRKPPGEIST, encoded by the coding sequence GTGACCGGAACGCAAGTCAGTACAGATATGGGACGGCTGGCCGAGAGCGTCGCGGCAGGGCTCGGCATGCGCTTTTCGGAACCGGGGCAGGGGCGTTTCACGTCGGCGGTTCGGCGGGTGATGGTGGCGCATCGGGTTCGCACCGATCGTCTTCTGCAGCAGCTGACTTGGGACGAAGACCTTGTGCGGGATCTCGTGTCCGCTGTGGCAGTCGGGGAGACGTGTTTCTTCCGCGGCGCGGAGCAGTTCGCCTTCATTCGCGATGAAATCATCCCCGAGATACGTGAGAGGCGCGCTGGCAGCCCCATCCGTATCTGCAGCATTGGCTGCTCGACAGGTGAAGAACCCTATTCGCTAGCGATCCTGTGCGCGGCGGAGGGCCTCTCGGACGAGGTGCAGATCACGGGTTTCGACATTCGCCGCAAAGCGTTGGCGCGCGCCAGAGACGGCGAATACGATTCCTGGTCCCTGAGGAGGCTCCCTCCCGCCTTCAGGCAACGATACTTCATACCCACAGGACGACGCTTTCGCCTCAGGCGCTCGATCGCCACGCAGGTCGGGTTTCACCTCCTCGACGTGGCGGCGCAAGACGTCGCATCGCCGGATGTGCAGGGTGGCTATGATCTCGTTCTTTGCCGCAACCTGCTCGTCTACTACGAGCAGACCTCGGTGAACCGGATAGGCCGCCATCTCTTCGAGTGCCTTTCGCAGGGCGGTTGGTTGATCACGGCACCCGTCGATCCCCTGATTCCCAAGGTTGCTCCGTTCCTGACCATGACGACCGAAGCAGGTGTCGTGTACCGTCGGGCGGCAACCGCAGAACCCCCATCGTCACTGAACACGGATGCAGCACCCGACGTGAAGCCGAATGGCACTCAACCGCGACGGCCGAATGACCGCCGCAAGCCGCCAGGGGAGATATCAACGTGA
- a CDS encoding chemotaxis protein CheW, whose protein sequence is MTPQNTQSRSAIDWIDVRSRMNAAIAQTEALLFPAARHAASLRNPEEKKGGISQGSEDAGIAMAFTLAGQRFAIELYLICEVVAKLRVTPLAGAPPHLVGIHDMHGDLLPVFDLRPLLELPCGDESTTDWGIVVGASRPEFTVLCESIPEIIALAPDNRDRDSTADDEADSGRRVVPEPDIRRLDERFLLTDPRLFPERSDAGISPPAAKEIG, encoded by the coding sequence GTGACGCCCCAAAACACGCAGTCCCGTTCGGCAATCGATTGGATCGACGTCCGCTCGCGGATGAATGCGGCGATAGCGCAGACCGAAGCGCTACTCTTCCCGGCCGCCCGACACGCCGCGTCTTTGCGGAACCCGGAAGAGAAAAAGGGAGGCATTTCGCAGGGGAGCGAGGACGCTGGCATTGCCATGGCGTTTACACTTGCAGGACAGAGGTTCGCAATCGAGCTTTACCTGATCTGTGAGGTCGTCGCCAAGCTCAGGGTCACGCCGCTCGCCGGGGCGCCGCCGCATCTCGTTGGCATCCACGACATGCATGGTGATCTGCTGCCGGTCTTCGATCTGCGTCCATTGTTGGAATTGCCCTGCGGCGACGAAAGCACCACGGACTGGGGTATCGTAGTCGGCGCGTCTCGACCGGAGTTTACCGTCCTTTGCGAGAGCATTCCGGAGATCATAGCGCTTGCCCCCGACAACCGGGACCGCGACTCCACGGCGGACGACGAGGCCGACAGCGGTCGCAGGGTTGTGCCCGAGCCGGATATTCGTCGCCTCGATGAACGGTTCCTCCTGACGGATCCGCGCCTTTTTCCTGAGAGATCGGACGCAGGAATATCTCCGCCTGCTGCAAAGGAGATTGGGTGA